One Faecalispora anaeroviscerum genomic window carries:
- a CDS encoding ABC transporter permease, with the protein MQKFIVRRLLSVIPVLFVVSVVIFTLLKMVPGSPAAAMLGDLATADDVAKLEAKMGLDRPVVEQYFIWIGNMFHGDFGVSTAGGESVLSMVISHVKPTISLALYALVIASVIAIPMGMLAARNKGTGIDHGVTVLSLAGISLPSFLFGLFLMLIFAVKLHFFPVSGYVELSRGLWPHIQSLTLPAIALGFMNAALMMRMTRSAMLEVLGSDYIKMAKAKGVRNFVIIAKHALRNSLVTIITMIGQSAVQMLAGAAVIESLFSIPGLGQLMVNSIGRRDYYVIQAIVLLIALFNVFINMLVDLLYGVADPRVRAT; encoded by the coding sequence ATGCAGAAATTCATTGTTAGGAGACTGCTGTCTGTTATACCAGTTTTATTCGTGGTGTCGGTGGTCATTTTCACATTGCTGAAAATGGTGCCCGGCAGCCCGGCAGCCGCCATGCTGGGAGATTTGGCCACAGCGGACGACGTTGCGAAGCTGGAAGCAAAAATGGGTTTGGATCGTCCGGTGGTGGAACAGTATTTTATCTGGATTGGAAATATGTTCCATGGTGATTTCGGAGTCAGCACGGCAGGAGGGGAATCGGTTTTATCCATGGTGATCAGCCATGTGAAACCTACCATTTCTCTTGCGCTGTACGCACTGGTGATTGCCAGCGTAATCGCGATTCCGATGGGAATGCTGGCGGCCAGGAACAAGGGAACAGGGATAGATCACGGTGTTACGGTTCTGTCTTTGGCGGGGATTTCGCTGCCCAGCTTTTTGTTCGGCCTGTTCCTGATGCTTATTTTTGCCGTGAAGCTGCATTTTTTCCCGGTTTCCGGGTATGTGGAACTCAGCCGGGGGCTGTGGCCTCACATTCAATCGCTGACGCTGCCGGCAATTGCCCTTGGGTTTATGAACGCGGCACTGATGATGCGCATGACCCGCTCCGCGATGCTGGAGGTTCTGGGCAGCGACTACATTAAAATGGCCAAGGCCAAGGGCGTGCGGAATTTTGTCATCATCGCAAAGCATGCTCTCAGAAACTCATTGGTTACGATCATAACGATGATCGGCCAGAGCGCGGTTCAGATGCTGGCCGGCGCGGCGGTTATTGAAAGCCTGTTTTCCATCCCCGGACTGGGGCAGCTAATGGTCAATTCCATCGGCCGGCGCGACTATTACGTGATTCAGGCGATTGTTCTTTTAATCGCGTTGTTCAATGTATTCATCAATATGCTGGTAGATCTGCTGTACGGCGTGGCGGACCCCAGAGTCCGAGCAACCTGA
- a CDS encoding ABC transporter permease encodes MLNTNATGSEGTMTYTVSQNNLSLQKKKLAQEQMEIRLKKFTHNRASIFGLSVVTVVIILALFAPLIAMHDPLAMNTADRLQGISAEHWFGTDNMGRDVFSRVLYGARISLTVGFTVGIVSGFLGLVIGLYASTNQLADNILMRICDGLKAIPSTLLAITMMAVLGADIKNVIISLIVVNIPNMARLARSQALVVKEQTYIEAMRCLGSSQKRILWAHIVPNILSPMIVQMTFVFASAIITEAALSFLGAGVPAPSPSWGNILKEGKDVIYTAWWMILFPGAFTALTVLGLNLLGDGVRDLMDPKSN; translated from the coding sequence ATGCTAAATACAAACGCGACCGGATCGGAGGGAACCATGACCTACACGGTTTCTCAGAACAACTTGAGTTTGCAGAAGAAAAAGCTGGCGCAGGAGCAGATGGAAATCCGGCTGAAAAAATTTACCCATAACCGGGCTTCGATCTTTGGGCTGTCGGTTGTTACGGTGGTGATTATTCTGGCGCTGTTTGCCCCGCTGATTGCCATGCACGACCCGCTGGCGATGAATACCGCAGACCGCCTTCAGGGCATTAGCGCCGAGCATTGGTTTGGTACGGACAATATGGGGCGCGACGTGTTTTCCCGCGTGCTGTACGGCGCCAGAATTTCGCTTACCGTCGGTTTTACGGTGGGCATTGTTTCCGGCTTCCTCGGCCTTGTGATCGGGCTGTATGCCAGCACCAATCAGCTGGCAGATAACATTTTAATGCGGATCTGCGACGGCCTCAAGGCCATCCCCAGCACGCTTTTAGCCATCACCATGATGGCGGTGCTGGGCGCGGATATCAAAAACGTGATCATCAGCCTGATTGTGGTCAATATTCCCAATATGGCTCGTCTGGCCCGCAGCCAGGCGCTGGTGGTTAAGGAGCAGACGTATATCGAGGCCATGCGCTGCCTCGGTTCTTCTCAGAAGCGGATTCTGTGGGCGCACATTGTGCCGAACATCCTCTCGCCGATGATTGTTCAGATGACTTTCGTGTTTGCGAGTGCCATCATCACAGAGGCGGCCCTCAGCTTTCTCGGCGCGGGGGTTCCGGCTCCTTCGCCCAGCTGGGGTAACATTTTAAAGGAAGGGAAAGACGTAATCTACACCGCCTGGTGGATGATTCTGTTCCCCGGCGCGTTCACCGCGCTGACGGTACTGGGGCTGAACCTTCTGGGTGACGGTGTGCGCGATCTGATGGACCCGAAGAGCAACTGA
- a CDS encoding sugar ABC transporter ATP-binding protein yields the protein MEENIVLKMRGITKLFPGVRALQNVDFTLRKSEIHALMGENGAGKSTLIKVLTGVYPMDCGEVRLEGQEPAAIRSPQEAQRRGISTVYQEINLCPNLTVAENLFIDREPRRMGLIDWKEMNRRSGELLEHLDIEVEPTRQLSDCSIAVQQMIAIARAVDMQCKVLILDEPTSSLDDDEVEKLFELMRRLKEQGVGIIFVTHFLEQVYAVCDRITVLRNGELVGEFLTAELPRLQLVAKMMGKDFDDLAQIKSMKEMEKDPREQAPLLEAEGLFSHGHVKPFNLFCYPGEVVGFTGLLGSGRSELVRTLYGADKPDGGTLKLRGKPVKIDTPLQAMMHGMGYLPEDRKHDGLFADLSVRENIIIALQTKKGMFHPMSRKEMEDFADKYIQLLQIKTASRETPMKSLSGGNQQKVIIGRWLLTNPEFLILDEPTRGIDIGTKTEIQKLMLQLADQGMSITFISSEIEEMLRTCSRMIVMRDREKVGELTGSDLTQDKIMHTIAGGESANEQ from the coding sequence ATGGAAGAAAACATCGTTTTGAAAATGCGCGGAATTACAAAGCTGTTCCCGGGAGTAAGGGCTCTCCAAAATGTGGACTTTACTTTGCGAAAGAGTGAAATTCACGCCCTGATGGGCGAAAACGGCGCGGGAAAATCCACCCTCATCAAAGTGCTGACCGGCGTGTACCCCATGGACTGCGGAGAGGTTCGCCTCGAAGGGCAGGAGCCGGCTGCGATTCGTTCCCCGCAGGAGGCACAGCGCCGGGGAATCAGCACTGTTTATCAGGAAATCAACCTGTGCCCGAACCTGACTGTGGCGGAAAACCTGTTCATCGACCGGGAACCGCGCAGAATGGGACTGATCGACTGGAAAGAAATGAACCGGCGCTCCGGTGAGCTGCTGGAACATTTGGATATTGAAGTGGAACCAACCCGCCAGCTGAGTGACTGCTCCATTGCGGTGCAGCAGATGATCGCAATTGCGCGCGCGGTGGATATGCAGTGTAAGGTTCTCATTTTGGATGAGCCGACCTCGTCGCTGGACGACGACGAGGTTGAAAAGCTGTTTGAGCTGATGCGGCGGCTGAAAGAGCAGGGTGTGGGAATCATTTTTGTCACCCATTTTCTGGAGCAGGTGTATGCCGTATGTGACCGGATTACGGTGCTGCGCAACGGCGAGCTGGTAGGTGAATTTCTCACGGCCGAGCTGCCGCGGCTGCAGCTTGTGGCTAAAATGATGGGGAAGGATTTTGACGATCTGGCCCAGATTAAATCCATGAAGGAAATGGAGAAAGATCCCCGTGAACAGGCTCCTCTGCTGGAGGCGGAGGGTTTGTTCAGCCACGGGCACGTAAAGCCTTTCAATCTGTTCTGCTACCCGGGTGAGGTAGTCGGGTTTACCGGGCTTTTGGGCTCGGGCCGCAGCGAGCTGGTACGCACTCTGTATGGGGCCGACAAGCCCGACGGCGGCACCCTGAAGCTTAGGGGCAAGCCCGTCAAAATCGATACGCCGCTTCAGGCCATGATGCATGGCATGGGGTATCTGCCTGAAGACAGAAAACACGACGGCCTTTTCGCCGATCTTTCGGTGCGTGAGAACATCATCATCGCCCTTCAAACCAAAAAGGGCATGTTCCACCCCATGAGCCGCAAAGAAATGGAGGATTTTGCCGACAAGTACATCCAGCTCCTCCAGATTAAAACCGCCAGCCGCGAAACGCCGATGAAAAGCCTTTCGGGCGGCAACCAGCAAAAGGTGATCATCGGACGGTGGCTGCTGACGAACCCTGAATTTCTGATACTGGATGAGCCGACGCGCGGTATCGACATCGGCACCAAGACAGAAATTCAGAAGCTGATGCTGCAGCTGGCTGACCAGGGAATGAGCATCACGTTTATTTCATCAGAAATTGAAGAAATGCTGCGCACCTGTTCGCGTATGATTGTCATGCGCGACCGCGAAAAGGTTGGCGAGCTGACCGGCAGTGACCTGACACAGGATAAAATCATGCACACCATCGCAGGGGGGGAATCGGCCAATGAACAGTAA
- a CDS encoding ABC transporter substrate-binding protein has protein sequence MKKFLSVLLAMAMAMSFAACSGSTANSSTAATAAPTESKATGGDSSKLTVVGFSQVGAESDWRTANTASMKETFTEANGYKLIFDDAQQKQENQITAIRNFIQQEVDYIVLAPVTETGWDTVLKEAKDAGIPVIIVDRMIDVSDDSLFTCWVGSDFRKEGDTAVKWMQENLKDKKELNIVHLQGTIGSSAQIGRTEGLKAGVKANSGWKLAAQQTGEFTQAKGQEVMESILKQNDKIDVVYCENDNMAFGAIDAIEAAGKKAGKGGDITVISFDSTKAGLEATLKGKINYNVECNPLHGPRVESIIKDLKAGKTPQKLAYVDETAFDANTITQATIDARAY, from the coding sequence ATGAAAAAGTTTTTATCTGTTCTTCTGGCCATGGCGATGGCCATGAGCTTTGCTGCCTGCAGCGGCTCAACAGCCAACAGCTCTACGGCCGCCACGGCTGCTCCAACGGAAAGCAAAGCCACCGGAGGGGATTCCAGTAAGCTGACCGTGGTCGGCTTCTCGCAGGTGGGCGCCGAATCCGACTGGCGCACGGCCAACACCGCCTCAATGAAAGAAACCTTTACCGAGGCCAACGGCTACAAGCTGATTTTTGATGATGCACAGCAAAAGCAGGAAAATCAGATCACCGCAATCCGCAACTTCATTCAGCAGGAAGTCGATTACATTGTTCTGGCTCCCGTTACCGAAACCGGCTGGGACACCGTTCTGAAGGAAGCAAAGGATGCCGGCATCCCGGTCATCATTGTGGACCGTATGATCGACGTTTCTGACGACAGCCTGTTCACCTGCTGGGTCGGCTCCGACTTCCGCAAGGAAGGCGATACCGCCGTAAAGTGGATGCAGGAGAACCTCAAAGACAAAAAAGAGCTCAATATTGTTCACCTGCAGGGCACCATCGGTTCCTCCGCACAGATTGGCCGTACCGAAGGCCTGAAGGCCGGCGTAAAAGCAAACTCGGGCTGGAAGCTGGCTGCACAGCAGACCGGTGAATTCACCCAGGCCAAGGGGCAGGAAGTCATGGAGAGCATCTTGAAGCAGAATGACAAGATCGATGTGGTTTATTGTGAGAACGACAACATGGCATTCGGCGCAATCGACGCAATCGAAGCAGCCGGTAAAAAAGCCGGTAAGGGCGGCGACATCACTGTGATCTCCTTTGACTCCACCAAAGCCGGACTCGAAGCAACGCTCAAGGGCAAAATTAACTATAACGTAGAATGCAACCCGTTGCATGGCCCCCGTGTGGAATCAATCATCAAAGATTTGAAAGCAGGCAAGACTCCGCAGAAACTTGCTTACGTAGATGAAACTGCGTTTGACGCCAACACCATCACGCAGGCTACAATCGACGCACGCGCGTATTAA
- a CDS encoding sensor histidine kinase, which produces MLLAGFRRSDHRQPVSLKSQLKRLLAGVVLGFLCVIAILFGMLLFFNQEYKESLQNANTAAEFNNEFKKKLDLEMYYYVVGPSQKQELPLKDVEEAKKILQRLMETTTQSDDRWRLNSMLNLCKRLEECMVAISNTKGYNDRMDQLENNIYIITALIERYMHDYIYNEIQLLSRLQQEINTRVFTAILITIAFSIAIVFMIVLSSLRFARRITDPIDQLCEKARCLGDGEFHVEPIQTRSIEIKMLDEGFNEMAERIQSLLIRIKNEQMTLRRTELELLQAQINPHFLYNTFDSIVWLAETQRNREVIQMVTSLSSLFRNSLSKGKDVINIETEQKQIRSYLEIQQIRYSDIMDYEIDLPESLFPYAIPKLTLQPLVENAIYHGIKHKRSRGKIVIRGREDGNDIVIRVEDNGIGMSEEQLDALQSRIQENRSKGFGLSNVQQRLQLYCGEAYGLSFQSEKGVGTTVFVRIPKQNQLV; this is translated from the coding sequence ATGCTTCTCGCCGGATTCAGACGTTCCGACCACCGGCAGCCGGTAAGCCTGAAAAGCCAGCTCAAACGGCTTTTGGCAGGCGTAGTGCTGGGGTTTCTCTGCGTAATTGCCATCCTATTCGGCATGCTTCTGTTTTTTAATCAGGAGTACAAGGAATCTTTGCAAAACGCCAACACCGCCGCCGAATTCAACAATGAATTTAAGAAAAAGCTGGATCTCGAAATGTATTACTATGTCGTTGGCCCCAGCCAGAAGCAGGAGCTGCCACTGAAGGATGTAGAGGAAGCCAAAAAAATTCTGCAGCGCCTGATGGAAACCACCACGCAATCTGACGACCGGTGGCGACTGAACTCCATGCTGAACCTGTGCAAGCGGCTCGAGGAGTGCATGGTGGCCATTTCCAACACAAAAGGCTACAACGACCGCATGGATCAGCTCGAAAATAATATTTACATCATTACCGCTCTGATCGAGCGGTACATGCACGATTATATTTACAATGAAATACAGCTTTTGTCGCGGCTGCAGCAGGAGATCAACACGCGCGTTTTTACCGCCATTCTGATTACCATCGCATTTTCTATCGCAATCGTTTTTATGATCGTTCTGTCTTCTCTGCGCTTTGCCCGGCGTATCACAGACCCCATCGACCAGCTTTGCGAAAAGGCCCGGTGCCTTGGCGACGGGGAATTCCATGTAGAACCGATACAGACAAGGAGCATTGAAATCAAGATGCTCGACGAGGGCTTTAACGAAATGGCAGAACGCATTCAGTCGCTGCTGATCCGCATTAAAAACGAGCAGATGACGCTGCGCCGCACGGAACTGGAGCTGCTTCAGGCGCAAATCAACCCCCACTTTTTATACAACACGTTTGATTCGATTGTCTGGTTGGCAGAAACACAACGCAACCGGGAGGTCATCCAGATGGTAACCAGCTTGTCGAGCCTGTTCCGCAATTCCCTGAGCAAGGGAAAGGATGTCATCAATATTGAAACCGAGCAGAAGCAGATTCGCAGCTACCTCGAAATCCAGCAGATTCGGTACAGCGACATTATGGATTATGAGATTGACCTGCCCGAGTCCCTGTTCCCGTATGCCATCCCGAAGCTCACGCTCCAGCCCCTAGTGGAAAACGCCATCTACCACGGCATCAAGCACAAGCGCTCCCGGGGCAAAATCGTCATCCGCGGGCGCGAGGACGGCAACGACATCGTGATTCGTGTGGAGGATAACGGAATCGGCATGTCGGAAGAACAGCTCGACGCGCTGCAAAGCCGCATTCAGGAAAACCGCTCGAAGGGGTTCGGGCTATCAAACGTGCAGCAGCGCCTGCAGCTTTACTGCGGCGAAGCGTACGGCCTAAGCTTCCAAAGTGAAAAAGGTGTGGGGACAACGGTTTTCGTGCGAATCCCGAAACAGAATCAACTTGTATAA
- a CDS encoding response regulator transcription factor: MYRVFLVEDEQLIREGIKRLVEWEEYGFKFVGEAADGELAWPLIQKEKPDIVITDIRMPFLDGLSLSRLIKKELPDTLIIILSGYDDFNYAKKAIEIGVSQYLLKPLSKDQLVEVLQELKKKKDKIMQSEQYHAQFSKEVQEYLSSSRRSLFDLLVSGKTSIPQILERAEKIGINLSAMTYNLVLLTLEEDLLHSNYTACSANIQEQIEQIFSEESDIIPFGAGIEMTAFLIKADGDGIAEATLRCASALEQICRSAEQAPRWTVVTGEPVPRLSSIPECYHLARKKLYRTLLPSPAGTEAHSQPESVLDFNPNELDASKMDQQIIRKFLTNGVLEDADAFTEDYFNSFGSTGLNSTLFRHYVLLNIQFTASAFWDSLGQEGLSPTRFPQLQQKLETAISSLANMQSYVAELFRETIRYRDSVVTDRYRETMLKVLDYIDEHYSDPEIGLNMVARVANVSATHFSTIFSQQTGKTFVEYLTESRMKKARELLRCTGKSSSEIARTIGYNDPHYFSFLFKKVNGQSPRDYRNGKGEKSCFSPDSDVPTTGSR; encoded by the coding sequence ATGTATCGCGTTTTTCTGGTAGAGGACGAACAGTTGATTCGTGAAGGAATCAAACGCTTAGTGGAATGGGAGGAATACGGCTTTAAATTTGTGGGAGAGGCGGCCGACGGCGAGCTGGCCTGGCCGCTGATTCAAAAGGAAAAGCCCGACATCGTAATTACGGACATCCGCATGCCCTTTCTGGACGGTCTTTCCTTAAGCCGCTTGATCAAAAAAGAACTGCCTGACACACTGATCATCATCCTAAGCGGATACGATGATTTTAATTACGCCAAAAAGGCAATTGAAATCGGCGTCAGCCAGTACCTGCTCAAGCCACTTTCCAAGGATCAGCTGGTGGAGGTGCTGCAAGAGCTGAAAAAGAAAAAGGATAAAATCATGCAGTCCGAACAGTACCACGCGCAGTTCAGCAAGGAGGTACAGGAGTACCTTTCCTCGTCGCGCCGCTCCCTGTTTGACCTGCTCGTTTCGGGGAAAACGTCAATTCCGCAGATTCTGGAACGGGCGGAAAAAATCGGGATCAACCTTTCGGCCATGACGTACAATCTGGTGCTGCTGACGCTGGAGGAGGATCTGCTGCACAGCAACTATACGGCCTGCTCCGCCAATATTCAGGAGCAGATTGAACAAATCTTTTCGGAAGAGTCCGATATTATCCCGTTCGGCGCGGGCATTGAAATGACCGCCTTTCTGATCAAGGCGGACGGCGACGGGATTGCAGAAGCCACCCTCCGCTGTGCATCTGCACTCGAGCAGATTTGCCGTTCGGCAGAGCAAGCACCCCGGTGGACAGTTGTAACGGGAGAACCGGTACCCCGGCTGAGCAGCATCCCCGAATGCTACCACCTGGCCCGAAAGAAGCTGTATCGAACACTTTTGCCCTCTCCGGCCGGCACGGAAGCGCACTCCCAGCCAGAATCCGTGCTGGATTTTAACCCCAACGAGCTGGACGCCAGCAAAATGGATCAACAGATTATCCGCAAATTTCTGACGAACGGTGTTCTGGAGGACGCCGATGCCTTTACGGAGGATTATTTCAACAGCTTCGGCTCCACCGGGCTCAATTCTACGCTGTTCCGCCATTACGTGCTGCTGAACATTCAGTTCACCGCCAGCGCCTTCTGGGACAGCCTGGGGCAGGAGGGGCTCTCCCCCACCCGCTTTCCGCAGCTCCAGCAAAAGCTGGAGACAGCGATCTCCTCACTCGCCAATATGCAGAGCTACGTAGCGGAGCTGTTCCGCGAAACCATCCGCTACCGCGACAGCGTAGTCACCGACCGGTACCGCGAAACAATGTTGAAAGTGCTGGATTACATAGACGAACATTATTCCGACCCCGAAATCGGTCTGAACATGGTGGCCCGGGTGGCCAACGTGAGCGCCACGCATTTCAGCACGATTTTCAGCCAGCAGACCGGAAAAACCTTTGTGGAGTACCTGACGGAAAGCCGTATGAAAAAGGCGAGAGAGCTGCTGCGCTGCACCGGGAAAAGCAGCAGCGAGATTGCGCGGACAATCGGGTACAACGACCCTCATTATTTCAGCTTTCTGTTTAAAAAGGTCAACGGGCAGTCCCCGCGCGACTACCGAAACGGAAAGGGGGAGAAATCATGCTTCTCGCCGGATTCAGACGTTCCGACCACCGGCAGCCGGTAA
- a CDS encoding ABC transporter substrate-binding protein yields the protein MKSKKLKRFLALVLAAAMSLTACSGSSGTQSSTDSGSASAPENAKYKETLHIAVTQQAPSLDLHKNSSLIARQICDGTVWEKLVTLNSKAEAVPELAEKYEATNEGKTLTFVLRKGVKFHDGSEMKADDVVASMNRWIEGFSSAGTMVGDARFVKVDDYTVKIDGKSSLILLPAMIAGAAQPASITTAAACKNEDSNGFLKDYIGTGPYKFSEWKQDQYIKLERFDDYAAYGTKGTEVDGWSGYKAAPTKVLEFDLVADQATESAGLEAGQYDVAFNVAYDDFSRLQSNSNLTTVSSQMGTIALIPNHKQGIASKQYFRTAVNTALDYDELLTASFGKAYELGSSYMDAGQPFWSSDAGKENYNLKDPEKAKKILADNGYKGETFTILVATLNKMDNMGIAIKSQLEKIGIPVKLTVVDWATLTEYRKDPTKFDMYITSFAEVPVPSLKLYFGAKYPGWSTDEKLSKLFKEMTSAPTLEEAKAKWTELQGYSWEYLPIICPGHYMGMFAWQKNVTGINMYSGGPKFWNAGIIES from the coding sequence ATGAAATCGAAAAAGTTGAAACGATTCCTTGCTTTGGTGCTGGCGGCGGCCATGTCGCTGACAGCCTGTTCCGGGTCTTCCGGAACACAAAGCTCCACCGATTCCGGCAGTGCATCGGCCCCGGAAAATGCAAAATACAAGGAAACGCTGCACATTGCGGTAACACAGCAGGCCCCATCTTTGGATTTGCATAAGAACAGCTCCCTGATTGCAAGACAGATTTGTGATGGTACCGTTTGGGAAAAGCTGGTTACGCTGAATTCCAAGGCGGAAGCGGTACCGGAGTTAGCAGAAAAATATGAAGCGACAAACGAGGGTAAAACGCTTACCTTTGTACTGAGAAAGGGCGTTAAATTCCATGACGGCAGCGAAATGAAGGCCGACGATGTGGTGGCCTCCATGAACCGCTGGATTGAGGGCTTCAGCTCCGCCGGTACAATGGTTGGCGACGCACGGTTTGTTAAGGTGGATGATTACACCGTTAAAATCGACGGCAAATCCTCGCTGATCCTGCTGCCCGCTATGATTGCGGGCGCTGCGCAGCCGGCCTCCATTACAACAGCCGCCGCGTGCAAGAATGAAGACTCCAACGGCTTCCTGAAAGACTACATCGGCACCGGTCCCTACAAGTTTTCCGAGTGGAAGCAGGATCAGTACATTAAGCTGGAGCGTTTCGACGACTATGCTGCCTATGGCACAAAGGGCACGGAAGTGGACGGCTGGAGCGGCTACAAGGCGGCTCCCACCAAGGTGCTCGAATTTGATCTGGTTGCGGATCAGGCCACAGAGTCCGCCGGTTTGGAAGCCGGGCAGTACGATGTTGCGTTTAACGTTGCCTACGATGATTTCTCTCGCTTACAGAGCAATTCGAATCTGACCACAGTCAGCTCGCAGATGGGTACCATCGCACTGATTCCGAACCACAAGCAGGGGATTGCCTCTAAGCAGTATTTCCGTACCGCAGTCAATACCGCTCTCGATTACGACGAGCTTCTGACAGCTTCTTTCGGCAAGGCTTACGAGCTTGGTTCCTCTTATATGGACGCCGGTCAGCCGTTCTGGTCTTCTGACGCCGGGAAGGAAAACTACAACCTGAAAGACCCCGAGAAGGCCAAGAAGATTCTTGCGGATAACGGCTATAAGGGGGAAACCTTCACCATTCTGGTCGCTACCCTGAACAAAATGGATAACATGGGCATTGCAATCAAATCGCAGCTCGAAAAGATCGGTATCCCCGTGAAGCTCACCGTTGTTGACTGGGCTACTTTGACGGAATACCGCAAAGATCCCACAAAGTTTGATATGTATATCACCTCCTTCGCAGAGGTTCCGGTACCGTCGCTCAAGCTGTACTTTGGCGCGAAGTATCCCGGCTGGTCTACCGATGAAAAGCTGTCGAAGCTGTTTAAAGAAATGACCTCCGCTCCCACGCTGGAAGAGGCAAAAGCAAAGTGGACTGAGCTGCAGGGGTATTCCTGGGAGTATCTGCCGATCATTTGCCCCGGCCACTACATGGGCATGTTCGCATGGCAGAAAAATGTGACCGGCATCAATATGTACAGCGGCGGACCCAAATTCTGGAACGCCGGTATCATCGAGTCTTAA
- a CDS encoding ABC transporter ATP-binding protein, whose product MEKVLQVENLCTEFKTERGMLKAVGGVSFEVYAGEMLGIVGESGCGKSVTSQSILRLYDEKSFVRYTGDILFHEESLLAIPEKQMESVRGAKISMVFQDALSSLNPVFTVGNQIMEAILIHQKKTKAEAREQAIEMLNLVGIPDPARRFYQYPFELSGGMRQRVMIAVALACHPQLLIADEPTTALDVTIQAQIMDLIVDMNKRLGMAVMLITHDLAVVAETCNRVIVMYLGQIVEEGLVEDIFDHPMHPYTMGLMNSIPKLDTAKATRLYQISGTVPLLDQIPVGCRFAPRCPYATDLCSEQMPELSRVSATQGVRCHYRNELSGSLYQERLKYEAG is encoded by the coding sequence ATGGAAAAAGTATTGCAGGTAGAAAATTTATGTACGGAATTTAAAACGGAGCGCGGCATGCTCAAGGCGGTGGGCGGTGTCAGCTTTGAGGTTTACGCGGGCGAAATGCTCGGCATCGTCGGCGAGTCGGGGTGCGGAAAAAGCGTAACCTCGCAGTCGATTCTCCGGCTGTATGATGAGAAATCGTTCGTGCGCTACACCGGCGACATCCTGTTTCACGAGGAAAGCCTGCTTGCGATTCCCGAAAAGCAGATGGAAAGCGTGCGCGGCGCCAAAATTTCGATGGTGTTTCAGGATGCGCTCAGCTCGCTGAATCCGGTATTTACGGTGGGAAATCAGATCATGGAAGCGATTCTGATCCACCAGAAAAAGACAAAAGCAGAGGCCAGGGAGCAGGCCATTGAAATGCTGAACCTGGTTGGCATTCCCGACCCGGCCCGGCGGTTTTACCAGTACCCGTTTGAGCTTTCCGGCGGCATGCGGCAGAGAGTAATGATCGCGGTTGCACTGGCCTGCCACCCGCAGCTTTTGATTGCCGACGAGCCCACTACCGCGCTGGATGTGACGATTCAGGCGCAGATTATGGATTTGATTGTGGATATGAATAAGCGCCTCGGCATGGCGGTGATGCTCATTACGCACGATTTGGCGGTTGTGGCGGAAACGTGCAACAGAGTCATTGTGATGTACCTTGGCCAGATCGTGGAGGAAGGCTTGGTGGAGGATATTTTCGATCATCCCATGCACCCGTATACCATGGGACTGATGAATTCGATTCCCAAGCTCGACACCGCCAAGGCGACCCGGCTGTACCAGATTAGCGGCACGGTGCCGCTGCTGGATCAGATTCCCGTGGGTTGCCGGTTTGCCCCGCGCTGCCCTTACGCCACCGACCTGTGCAGTGAGCAAATGCCCGAGCTGAGCCGGGTTTCGGCAACACAGGGGGTGCGCTGTCACTATAGGAATGAGTTGAGCGGCAGCTTATACCAGGAGCGTCTTAAGTATGAGGCCGGTTAG